One segment of Solanum lycopersicum chromosome 1, SLM_r2.1 DNA contains the following:
- the LOC101257318 gene encoding DNA repair protein REV1 isoform X4 has translation MEEPSRTANSGSISKRSSNSNRSNNSNKKKKKTSQNTLGMAWGANSRSASRPAFSTSPFSNFGSYMAVKNQKLHDQFEAEASSTSISGPNSSKPIFQGVSIFVDGYTVPSSQELRGYMLKHGGHFENYFSRRRVTHIICSNLPDSKVKNLRSFSRGLPVVKPTWVLDSVAANKLLNWVPYQLDQLASEVNNQPKLSAFFTKNIAIYDDTTTCSTVQAISRVGSPLSYSGPFEDPMSIEEWQSAVDLEHCALQSKDLVQTDYNEDRVEESSCSIERPELSDAASGDGSQAPFSEPSGPHNNASVCSEWMSDPVNVGPSNLKIPRSPNQQHSTLNDANFVENYFKHSRLHFIGTWRNRYRKRFPSSPGGFRCTSSGPSSSATANKTMIIHVDMDCFFVSVVIRNRPELKDKPVAICHSDNPRGTAEISSANYPARGYGVKAGMFVRDAKSCCPHLVILSYDFEAYEEVADRFYNILHKYCNKVQAVSCDEAFLDATDSGVEDIQIFVSVIREEILDATGCTASAGIAGNMLMARLATRIAKPDGQCYIPAEKVEEHLRELPVKALPGIGHVLEEKLNGRQITTCGQLRMISKETLQKDFGSKTGSMLWNYSRGIDDRLVGMIQESKSIGADVNWGVRFKDQKDVQCFLLNLCKEVSLRLQGCGVIGRKFTLKIKKRKGDAGEPVKYLGCGVCDNLSHSVTVPLATDSVDVLERIVSQLFTTSHVDVEDIRGMGLQVSKLETADSSKQGKERYSIRSWLTAPSAKTNNQNRRSSHEKANSKDSVDERQAQLQGDCSTPFIEMTAVSPSGTAGTLPPMNELDIGVIESLPPEVYSEINDMYNGKLAHFINEKRSKGKENISSVCPVAPDEAFAAHEYNEEEIQVVSHPNKLFADMKSETLSDATVPNMDVVIDAPVSGGISLMPSSLSQVDTSVFQELPEELRTDILELLPAHRNTESSLDASLVCANNQNCSPSISSIDLWVGNPPEWIDIFKATNCQILCVLAEMYQKAGAKKQLSSVLQRTMSKIYILPDVGTDGWDEAVSCLCELIKQYLRLKISTDIEEVYICSCLLRRLTARSKVFIEVYNNLLPHFQASVSENYGGSFYIASVTE, from the exons ATGGAGGAACCCTCACGCACTGCGAACTCCGGTTCCATTTCAAAACGATCCTCAAATTCAAATCGGAGTAACAATagcaacaagaagaagaagaagacgagTCAAAATACCCTAGGCATGGCCTGGGGTGCCAATTCTCGCTCTGCTTCTCGTCCCGCCTTCAGTACTTCACCTTTCTCCAATTTTGGCAG TTACATGGCCGTCAAGAATCAGAAGCTTCACGACCAGTTTGAGGCGGAGGCATCAAGCACTTCTATCAGTGGTCCAAATTCTTCAAAACCTATATTTCAGGGCGTATCCATTTTTGTTGATGGATACACGGTTCCTTCCAGTCAG GAGCTTCGAGGATACATGTTGAAGCATGGAGGccattttgaaaattatttttctagacGTCGTGTTACTCATATAATCTGTAGTAATCTTCCTGACAGTAAGGTCAAGAATTTAAG GTCCTTCAGCAGGGGACTTCCAGTAGTCAAACCCACATGGGTGTTGGACTCTGTCGCTGCAAATAAGCTTCTGAATT GGGTTCCTTATCAGCTTGATCAGCTCGCAAGTGAAGTTAATAACCAGCCTAAGCTATCTGCTTTCTTCACAAAAAACATTGCTATTTATGATGATACGACAACATGTTCAACTGTCCAAGCCATATCTAGAGTTGGGAGCCCATTGTCATATTCGGGACCATTTGAAGATCCTATGTCAATTGAAGAGTGGCAATCTGCAGTAGATTTGGAGCATTGTGCTCTACAATCTAAAGATCTAGTGCAAACAGACTACAATGAAGATAGAGTTGAAGAGTCAAGTTGCAGCATAGAAAGGCCAGAACTGAGTGATGCTGCAAGTGGAGATGGAAGCCAAGCTCCATTTTCAGAACCTTCCGGTCCTCATAACAATGCATCAGTTTGTAGCGAATGGATGAGTGATCCTGTTAACGTGGGCCCATCAAATTTAAAGATTCCCAGGTCTCCTAATCAGCAACATTCAACTCTAAATGATGCTAATTTTGTGGAAAATTACTTTAAG CATTCGAGGTTGCATTTCATTGGCACCTGGAGAAACCGGTATCGTAAACGATTTCCTAGTTCCCCTGGTGGGTTTAGATGCACAAGTTCAGGACCTagttcttcagcaacagcaaaTAAGACAATGATTATTCATGTGGATATG GATTGCTTTTTTGTGTCTGTGGTCATTAGGAATCGCCCCGAGTTGAAGGATAAACCTGTTGCCATTTGCCATTCAGATAATCCACGCGGAACAGCTGAAATATCTTCAGCGAATTATCCTGCTCGGGGTTATG GAGTTAAGGCCGGAATGTTTGTCAGAGATGCCAAGTCATGTTGCCCTCACCTAGTCATTCTTTCTTATGACTTCGAGGCTTATGAGGAG GTTGCTGATCGCTTTTATAACATATTGCACAAGTACTGCAACAAAGTGCAG GCCGTAAGTTGTGACGAAGCATTTCTAGATGCCACTGATTCCGGTGTAGAGGACATTCAAATTTTTGTCTCAGTGATCAGAGAGGAGATTCTTGATGCGACAGGCTGTACTGCTAGTGCTGGTATTGCTGGGAATATGCTTATGGCGCGTCTTGCTACTAGGATTGCAAAACCAGATGGGCAGTGTTACATCCCTGCTGAGAAG GTGGAGGAGCACCTGCGCGAACTTCCAGTAAAAGCACTTCCTGGAATCGGTCACGTGTTGGAAGAGAAGTTGAACGGGAGACAAATCACAACTTGTGGGCAGCTGCGTATGATTTCCAAG GAAACTCTCCAGAAGGACTTCGGTTCTAAAACTGGCAGTATGCTATGGAACTATAGTAGAGGGATAGATGATCGGTTGGTTGGCATGATACAG GAAAGCAAATCCATAGGTGCAGATGTTAACTGGGGCGTGAGGTTCAAGGATCAGAAAGAT GTACAATGTTTTCTGTTAAACCTTTGCAAGGAGGTTTCATTACGTTTGCAGGGGTGTGGAGTGATAGGGAGGAAGTTTACCTTAAAG ataaagaaaagaaagggcgATGCAGGGGAGCCAGTAAAGTATTTGGGCTGTGGTGTTTGTGATAACTTGAGCCATTCTGTCACG GTGCCACTGGCTACAGATAGTGTTGATGTGCTTGAGAGAATCGTTTCACAGCTTTTTACGACTTCACACGTGG ATGTGGAGGACATACGAGGCATGGGATTGCAGGTCTCAAAGCTTGAAACTGCAGATAGTTCCAAGCAAG GCAAAGAAAGATACTCCATCAGATCTTGGCTCACTGCTCCCTCTGCTAAGACCAATAACCAAAACAGAAGAAGTAGTCATGAGAAAG CTAACAGTAAAGACAGTGTTGATGAACGCCAGGCTCAGTTGCAGGGTGATTGTAGTACACCTTTCATTGAAATGACTGCAGTGTCGCCCTCTGGTACTGCTGGAACTCTGCCTCCTATGAACGAACTTGATATAGGAGTTATAGAGTCTCTTCCTCCTGAGGTCTATTCAGAAATTAACGACATGTATAATGGAAAATTGGctcattttattaatgaaaagaGAAGCAAAG GAAAAGAAAACATATCTTCTGTTTGCCCTGTTGCACCTGATGAAGCTTTTGCCGCTCATGAG TATAATGAAGAGGAAATCCAAGTGGTCTCTCATCCTAATAAGCTTTTTGCTGATATGAAAAGTGAGACACTCTCTGATGCTACTGTACCAAATATGGACGTGGTTATTGATGCTCCTGTCTCAGGAGGCATCAGTCTAATGCCCTCTTCTCTAAGTCAAGTAGACACCTCGGTTTTTCAAGAATTGCCTGAGGAGTTAAGGACGGATATACTTGAACTCCTCCCTGCACACAGGAACACTGAATCTTCACTGGATGCTTCCTTGGTCTGTGCTAATAATCAGAACTGTAGTCCTTCTATTTCAAGCATTGACTTGTGGGTTGGAAATCCACCTGAATGGATTGACATATTCAAAGCCACCAATTGTCAGATTTTGTGCGTTTTGGCCGAGATGTATCAAAAAGCAGGGGCAAAGAAACAGTTATCTTCTGTATTGCAGAGGACTATGTCTAAGATTTACATTCTCCCTGATGTCGGCACTGATGGATGGGATGAAGCTGTTAGTTGCTTATGCGAGCTTATCAAGCAGTATCTAAGATTAAAAATTTCAACTGATATTGAAGAGGTTTACATATGTTCTTGTCTTTTAAGAAG GTTAACTGCAAGGTCAAAAGTTTTCATAGAAGTTTACAACAACTTGCTTCCACATTTTCAG